Proteins encoded by one window of Streptomyces uncialis:
- a CDS encoding aspartate aminotransferase family protein: protein MTEEFDLAALLASRGAERYELHSRYLNHQLPRMLHTIGFDKTYERAEGAHFWDAEGNDHLDMLAGFGVMGLGRHHPVVRKALHDVLDASLADLTRFDCQPLPGLLAERLLAHSPHLDRVFFGNSGTEAVETALKFARYATGRPRVLYCAHAFHGLTTGSLSVNGEAGFRDGFAPLLPDTAVPLGDLDALARELRRGDVAALIVEPIQGKGVHESPPGYLRAAQELLRAHKALLIADEVQTGLGRTGDFYAYQHEEGVEPDLVCVAKALSGGYVPVGATLGKDWIFRKVYSSMDRVLVHSASFGSNAQAMAAGLAVLSVIESRQLVAHARVTGDLLRTRLTALVDRYEMLREVRGRGLMIGIEFGRPRSLRLRGGWTMLQTARKGLFAQMVVGPLLRTHRVLTQVSGDRMEVIKLIPPLVVDEADIDRFVTAFTAVMDDAHSGGGLMWDFGRTLVRQAVAER from the coding sequence ATGACCGAGGAGTTCGACCTGGCGGCGCTGCTCGCCAGTCGCGGAGCCGAGCGGTACGAGCTGCACAGCCGCTACCTCAACCACCAACTGCCGCGCATGCTGCACACCATCGGCTTCGACAAGACGTACGAACGGGCCGAGGGCGCGCACTTCTGGGACGCCGAGGGCAACGACCATCTCGACATGCTCGCCGGATTCGGGGTCATGGGCCTCGGCCGCCACCACCCCGTGGTCCGCAAAGCGCTGCACGACGTGCTCGACGCCTCACTCGCGGACCTCACCCGCTTCGACTGCCAGCCCCTGCCGGGCCTGCTCGCCGAGAGACTGCTCGCCCACAGCCCGCATCTGGACCGCGTCTTCTTCGGCAACAGCGGCACCGAGGCCGTCGAGACCGCCCTCAAATTCGCCCGCTACGCCACCGGGCGCCCCCGGGTCCTCTACTGCGCCCACGCCTTCCACGGACTCACCACCGGCTCCCTCTCCGTCAACGGCGAGGCCGGATTCCGCGACGGCTTCGCCCCGCTGCTGCCCGACACCGCCGTCCCCCTCGGCGACCTGGACGCACTGGCGAGGGAACTGCGCCGGGGCGACGTGGCCGCGCTCATCGTGGAGCCGATCCAGGGCAAGGGCGTGCACGAGAGCCCGCCCGGCTATCTGCGGGCCGCCCAGGAACTGCTGCGGGCGCACAAGGCGCTGCTCATCGCGGACGAGGTCCAGACCGGCCTCGGCCGGACCGGCGACTTCTACGCCTACCAGCACGAGGAAGGCGTGGAACCGGACCTGGTCTGCGTCGCCAAGGCCCTGTCCGGCGGCTATGTCCCGGTCGGCGCGACCCTCGGCAAGGACTGGATCTTCCGGAAGGTCTACTCGTCCATGGACCGCGTCCTCGTCCACTCCGCGAGCTTCGGCTCCAACGCCCAGGCCATGGCGGCGGGCCTCGCGGTGCTGTCGGTCATCGAGTCCCGGCAGCTCGTGGCGCACGCGCGCGTCACCGGCGACCTGCTGCGCACCCGGCTCACGGCCCTCGTGGACCGCTACGAGATGCTGCGCGAGGTACGCGGCCGGGGGCTCATGATCGGCATCGAGTTCGGGCGGCCCCGCTCGCTGCGGCTGCGCGGCGGCTGGACCATGCTCCAGACGGCCCGCAAGGGACTCTTCGCACAGATGGTCGTCGGCCCGCTGCTCCGGACGCACCGGGTGCTCACCCAGGTCTCGGGGGACCGGATGGAGGTCATCAAGCTGATCCCGCCGCTGGTGGTGGACGAGGCGGACATCGACCGGTTCGTCACCGCGTTCACCGCCGTGATGGACGACGCACACAGCGGGGGTGGGCTGATGTGGGACTTCGGGAGGACACTGGTGAGACAGGCCGTCGCCGAACGCTGA
- the hpnH gene encoding adenosyl-hopene transferase HpnH, whose translation MAMPLRQSIKVATYLFEQKLRRRDKFPLIVELEPLFACNLACEGCGKIQHPAGVLKQRMPVAQAVGAVLESGAPMVSIAGGEPLMHPQIHEIVRQLVARRKYVFLCTNAMLMRKKMEKFTPSPYFAFAVHIDGLRERHDESVAKEGVFDEAVAAIKEAKERGFRVTTNSTFFNTDTPQTIVEVLDYLNDELQVDEMMISPAYAYEKAPDQEHFLGVEQTRELFRKAFAGGNRRRWRLNHSPLFLDFLEGKVDFPCTAWAIPNYSLFGWQKPCYLMSDGYVPTYRDLIEKTDWDAYGRGKDPRCANCMAHCGYEPTAVLATMGSLKESLRAARETVSGNRG comes from the coding sequence ATGGCCATGCCGCTCCGTCAGTCCATCAAGGTCGCGACGTACCTTTTCGAACAGAAGCTCCGCAGGCGGGACAAGTTCCCGTTGATCGTGGAGCTGGAACCGCTCTTCGCGTGCAATCTCGCATGCGAGGGCTGCGGCAAGATCCAGCACCCGGCAGGCGTCCTCAAGCAGCGGATGCCGGTGGCACAGGCCGTCGGCGCGGTCCTGGAATCCGGTGCCCCGATGGTCTCCATCGCGGGCGGCGAACCGCTGATGCATCCGCAGATCCACGAGATCGTGCGGCAGTTGGTGGCCCGCAGAAAGTACGTCTTCCTGTGCACCAACGCGATGCTGATGCGGAAGAAGATGGAGAAGTTCACCCCCTCGCCCTATTTCGCGTTCGCCGTGCACATCGACGGTCTGCGCGAACGGCACGACGAATCGGTCGCCAAGGAAGGTGTGTTCGACGAGGCGGTCGCCGCCATCAAGGAGGCCAAGGAACGCGGCTTCCGGGTCACCACCAACTCCACCTTCTTCAACACGGACACCCCGCAGACCATCGTCGAGGTCCTCGACTACCTCAACGACGAGCTCCAGGTGGACGAGATGATGATCTCGCCCGCGTACGCCTACGAGAAGGCGCCCGACCAGGAACACTTCCTCGGCGTCGAACAGACCCGGGAACTTTTCCGCAAGGCGTTCGCCGGCGGCAACCGGCGCCGCTGGCGGCTCAACCACTCGCCCCTGTTCCTCGACTTCCTGGAGGGCAAGGTCGACTTCCCCTGCACGGCCTGGGCGATCCCCAACTACTCCCTCTTCGGCTGGCAGAAGCCCTGCTACCTGATGAGCGACGGCTACGTCCCCACCTACCGCGACCTCATCGAGAAGACCGACTGGGACGCGTACGGCCGGGGCAAGGACCCGCGCTGCGCCAACTGCATGGCGCACTGCGGCTACGAGCCCACCGCCGTCCTCGCCACCATGGGCTCCCTCAAGGAGTCGCTGCGCGCGGCCCGCGAGACCGTCTCCGGCAACCGGGGATGA
- a CDS encoding phosphorylase family protein: protein MTPGTGPAPLLIACALGVERLALLLGSRSATGPVTVLRTGMGPRAAERAVSRALTRPALRDAAVLATGFCAGLAPGMRPGDLVVATETRDGADTVPCAGTGPLTASLTRLLPGRTVHTGPLLGTDHVVRGPERAALLATGAIAADMESAVTLRTAAVAELPEPGPADPGGRTRPVAAVRVVVDAPTHELVRIGTLRGGISAFHVLRAVIPAFCEWHRKVMLPWR from the coding sequence GTGACCCCGGGCACCGGGCCGGCCCCGCTGCTGATCGCCTGCGCCCTCGGCGTCGAACGGCTCGCCCTGCTGCTCGGCAGCCGCTCCGCGACCGGGCCCGTGACGGTGCTGCGTACGGGCATGGGCCCGCGTGCCGCCGAACGGGCGGTGAGCCGCGCCCTGACCCGTCCGGCCCTGCGGGACGCCGCCGTCCTCGCGACCGGGTTCTGCGCGGGACTCGCACCCGGTATGCGCCCCGGGGACCTGGTGGTCGCCACCGAGACCCGGGACGGAGCGGACACCGTCCCCTGCGCCGGTACCGGACCGCTGACCGCTTCCCTGACCCGGCTGCTGCCCGGCCGGACCGTCCACACCGGCCCGCTCCTGGGCACCGACCATGTCGTCCGCGGCCCCGAGCGCGCCGCCCTGCTGGCCACCGGCGCGATCGCGGCCGACATGGAATCGGCGGTCACCCTGCGTACCGCCGCCGTCGCGGAACTGCCCGAACCCGGCCCGGCGGACCCCGGCGGACGGACCCGTCCGGTTGCGGCCGTACGGGTGGTCGTGGACGCTCCGACACATGAACTGGTCCGAATCGGCACACTCCGCGGTGGAATATCGGCTTTCCATGTTCTTCGTGCCGTGATCCCCGCATTCTGTGAATGGCACCGCAAGGTGATGCTCCCCTGGAGGTGA
- the shc gene encoding squalene--hopene cyclase, translating into MTATTDGSTGAVPPRAPSALSDPTEPIPQAAGTLDAALRATRRATDFLLSRQDPQGWWKGDLETNVTMDAEDLLLRQFLGIRDDATTQASALFIRGKQRDDGTWATFHGGPGDLSATIEAYVALRLAGDSPDAPHMARASAWIRDRGGIAAARVFTRIWLALFGWWKWSDLPEVPPELVYMPSWFPLNIYDFGCWARQTIVALTIVSAKRPVRPAPFPLDELHTDPADPCPARPLAPLTSWDGVFQRLDKALHLYRKVAPRAVRSAAVRSAAHWIVERQENDGCWGGIQPPAVYSIIALHLLGFDLDHPVLRAGLESLDRFAVWREDGSRMVEACQSPVWDTCLATIALADAGVPADHPQLVKAADWMLAEQIDRPGDWSVRRPDLAPGGWAFEFHNDNYPDIDDTAEVVLALRRVRHPDPARMDAAVARGVTWNLGMQSKDGGWGAFDVDNTSTFPNRLPFCDFGKVVDPPSADVTAHVVEMLAFEGLAHDPRTRRGIAWLLAEQESCGAWFGRWGVNYIYGTGSVVPALTAAGLPGTHPAIRRSVAWLESVQNTDGGWGEDLRSYHDGPGWGGRGVSTASQTAWALLALIAAGERDGGAAERGVDWLARTQRDDGSWDEPHFTGTGFPWDFSINYHLYRQVFPLTALGRYVYGEPSPDRVGAPAAKGTGQVPATPGGLTCQDPTGLGAHVPAAGTGSPAVLRSLTGARDIGRVTVREVSTVWGAGPGVVRAARALAAAAAGRIAERAGKGS; encoded by the coding sequence ATGACAGCGACGACCGACGGAAGCACCGGAGCGGTACCGCCCCGCGCGCCCTCGGCCCTTTCCGATCCCACCGAACCGATCCCGCAGGCGGCCGGAACCCTCGACGCCGCCCTGCGCGCCACCCGGCGCGCCACCGACTTCCTGCTCTCCCGCCAGGACCCCCAGGGCTGGTGGAAGGGCGACCTCGAAACGAACGTCACGATGGACGCCGAGGACCTCCTCCTGCGGCAGTTCCTCGGCATCCGGGACGACGCCACCACCCAGGCGTCGGCCCTCTTCATCCGGGGGAAGCAGCGGGACGACGGCACCTGGGCCACCTTCCACGGCGGCCCCGGAGACCTCTCCGCCACCATCGAGGCGTATGTCGCGCTGCGGCTCGCCGGGGACAGCCCGGACGCCCCGCACATGGCACGCGCCTCCGCCTGGATCAGGGACCGGGGAGGCATCGCCGCCGCCCGGGTCTTCACCCGGATCTGGCTGGCCCTGTTCGGCTGGTGGAAGTGGTCCGACCTCCCCGAGGTCCCGCCCGAACTCGTCTACATGCCCTCCTGGTTCCCGCTCAACATCTACGACTTCGGATGCTGGGCCCGCCAGACCATCGTGGCGCTCACCATCGTCTCCGCGAAGCGGCCCGTACGCCCGGCGCCCTTCCCGCTCGACGAACTGCACACGGACCCCGCCGACCCCTGCCCCGCGCGGCCCCTCGCCCCGCTCACCAGCTGGGACGGGGTGTTCCAGCGGCTGGACAAGGCGCTGCACCTGTACCGCAAGGTGGCGCCCAGGGCCGTCCGGTCGGCGGCCGTCCGGTCCGCGGCCCACTGGATCGTCGAACGCCAGGAGAACGACGGCTGCTGGGGCGGCATCCAGCCCCCCGCCGTGTACTCCATCATCGCCCTGCACCTGCTCGGCTTCGACCTCGACCATCCTGTGCTGCGCGCCGGTCTGGAGTCCCTGGACCGGTTCGCCGTATGGCGCGAGGACGGCTCCCGGATGGTCGAGGCATGCCAGTCGCCCGTCTGGGACACCTGTCTGGCGACCATCGCGCTCGCCGACGCCGGGGTCCCCGCCGACCACCCCCAACTGGTCAAGGCCGCCGACTGGATGCTCGCGGAACAGATCGACCGGCCCGGTGACTGGTCGGTCCGCCGCCCCGATCTCGCCCCGGGCGGCTGGGCGTTCGAGTTCCACAACGACAACTACCCCGACATCGACGACACCGCCGAGGTCGTCCTCGCGCTGCGCCGGGTCCGCCACCCCGATCCCGCGCGCATGGACGCCGCCGTCGCGCGTGGTGTCACGTGGAACCTGGGGATGCAGTCCAAGGACGGCGGCTGGGGCGCCTTCGACGTGGACAACACCAGCACCTTCCCCAACCGGCTGCCGTTCTGCGACTTCGGCAAGGTCGTCGACCCGCCCTCGGCCGATGTCACCGCCCATGTCGTGGAGATGCTGGCCTTCGAGGGGCTCGCGCACGACCCGCGCACCCGCCGGGGCATCGCCTGGCTCCTCGCGGAACAGGAGTCCTGCGGCGCGTGGTTCGGCCGCTGGGGCGTCAACTACATCTACGGCACCGGGTCGGTCGTCCCCGCGCTCACCGCCGCCGGGCTGCCCGGCACCCACCCCGCGATCCGCCGGTCCGTCGCCTGGCTGGAGTCCGTGCAGAACACCGACGGCGGCTGGGGCGAGGACCTGCGCTCCTACCACGACGGTCCGGGCTGGGGCGGACGCGGTGTCTCCACCGCCTCCCAGACGGCCTGGGCGCTGCTCGCGCTGATCGCGGCGGGGGAGCGGGACGGCGGTGCCGCCGAGCGGGGCGTCGACTGGCTCGCCCGGACCCAGCGGGACGACGGCTCCTGGGACGAACCCCACTTCACCGGGACCGGCTTCCCGTGGGACTTCTCCATCAACTACCACCTCTACCGCCAGGTCTTCCCCCTCACGGCCCTGGGCCGCTACGTGTACGGGGAACCCTCCCCGGACCGCGTCGGCGCACCGGCCGCCAAGGGCACCGGCCAGGTACCCGCCACCCCCGGCGGCCTCACCTGCCAGGACCCCACCGGCCTCGGCGCCCATGTCCCGGCCGCCGGTACGGGCTCCCCGGCCGTCCTGAGATCCCTGACGGGCGCCCGGGACATCGGCCGGGTGACCGTACGGGAGGTGTCGACCGTCTGGGGCGCCGGACCCGGTGTGGTGCGCGCGGCCCGCGCGCTCGCCGCCGCCGCGGCCGGACGGATCGCCGAGCGGGCCGGCAAGGGGAGCTGA
- a CDS encoding polyprenyl synthetase family protein: MRLDHRGAGPRTPCTTATRGETVPTVPPAETSAEAVDVTALLERGRTLSTPVLRAAVDRLAPPMDTVAAYHFGWIDALGNPADGDGGKAVRPALALLSAEAAGAPPETGVPGAVAVELVHNFSLLHDDLMDGDEQRRHRDTVWKVHGPAQAILVGDALFALAGEVLLELGTVEAGRATRRLTRASRALIDGQAQDISYEHRERVTVEECLEMEGNKTGALLACASSIGAVLGGADDRTADSLERFGHHLGLAFQAIDDVLGIWGDPEATGKQTWSDLRQRKKSLPVVAALAAGGSASEELGELLAADAKSNDFDSFSETEFAVRAALIEAAGGREWTNQEARRQHTVAIEALNSVDMPERVRAQLTALADFVVVRKR; encoded by the coding sequence ATGAGACTCGATCACCGCGGGGCTGGCCCCCGTACCCCCTGCACCACCGCGACAAGAGGAGAGACTGTGCCCACTGTGCCCCCGGCCGAAACGTCCGCCGAGGCCGTGGACGTCACCGCGCTGCTGGAGCGCGGCAGGACACTGTCGACGCCCGTGCTGCGGGCCGCCGTGGACCGCCTCGCCCCGCCCATGGACACCGTCGCCGCCTACCACTTCGGCTGGATCGACGCGCTCGGCAACCCCGCCGACGGCGACGGCGGCAAGGCCGTCCGTCCCGCGCTCGCCCTGCTCTCCGCGGAGGCCGCCGGAGCCCCGCCCGAGACCGGGGTGCCCGGCGCGGTAGCCGTGGAGCTGGTGCACAACTTCTCCCTGCTGCACGACGACCTGATGGACGGCGACGAACAGCGCCGGCACCGCGACACCGTATGGAAGGTCCACGGCCCCGCCCAGGCCATCCTGGTGGGCGACGCCCTGTTCGCCCTCGCCGGGGAGGTGCTGCTGGAACTCGGCACCGTCGAGGCGGGGCGCGCCACGCGGCGGCTCACCCGGGCCAGCCGCGCCCTCATCGACGGCCAGGCCCAGGACATCTCCTACGAGCACCGCGAGCGGGTCACCGTCGAGGAGTGCCTGGAGATGGAGGGCAACAAGACCGGCGCCCTGCTCGCCTGCGCCTCCTCCATCGGCGCCGTCCTCGGCGGCGCCGACGACCGCACCGCCGACTCCCTGGAACGCTTCGGGCACCACCTCGGGCTCGCCTTCCAGGCGATCGACGACGTCCTCGGCATCTGGGGCGACCCCGAGGCCACCGGCAAGCAGACCTGGAGCGATCTGCGCCAGCGCAAGAAGTCCCTGCCCGTCGTCGCCGCCCTGGCCGCGGGCGGAAGCGCGTCCGAGGAACTCGGCGAACTGCTCGCCGCCGACGCCAAGAGCAACGACTTCGACAGCTTCTCCGAGACGGAGTTCGCCGTCCGCGCCGCCCTCATCGAGGCGGCCGGCGGCCGGGAGTGGACCAACCAGGAGGCCCGCCGTCAGCACACCGTCGCCATCGAGGCCCTGAACTCCGTGGACATGCCCGAGCGGGTACGGGCGCAGCTCACCGCGCTCGCCGACTTCGTCGTCGTACGAAAGAGATGA
- the hpnE gene encoding hydroxysqualene dehydroxylase HpnE, with protein sequence MSDTDLRPTGPDSHAEGRPARAAVVVGGGLAGVTAALRLADAGTAVTLLEGRPRLGGLAFSFQRGDLTVDNGQHVYLRCCTAYRWFLDRIGGTDLAPLQDRLSVPVVDAAHRVRTRSGEGPRLGTLSRDALPVPLHLARGLARYPHLSLAERASVGRAALALKALDPADPALDQEDFGSWLARHGQSPRAVEALWDLVGVATLNAVAADTSLALAAKVFRTGLLEEPGAADIGWARVPLGELHDTLARKALDAAGVRTEVRARVASVSRTGTGRLAVDLPGERIEADTVVLAVAQREAYDLLPPGALDHPERLLRLGTAPILNIHVHYDRTVLRRPFFAALGSPVQWVFDRTEASGVTEGQYLALSQSAAQEYIDEPVAVLRERFLPELERLLPAARGARVHDFFVTRERTATFAPAPGTAALRPGPRTQVPGLHLAGAWTATGWPATMEGAVRSGVSAADAALGVIGRPRDHLFRETA encoded by the coding sequence GTGAGCGACACCGACCTGCGGCCCACCGGGCCGGACAGTCACGCCGAGGGCCGCCCGGCACGGGCGGCCGTGGTCGTCGGCGGCGGCCTCGCCGGGGTCACCGCCGCGCTGCGCCTCGCCGACGCCGGGACGGCCGTCACCCTGCTGGAGGGACGGCCCCGGCTCGGCGGCCTCGCCTTCTCCTTCCAGCGCGGCGACCTCACCGTCGACAACGGCCAGCACGTCTATCTGCGCTGCTGCACCGCCTACCGCTGGTTCCTCGACCGGATCGGCGGCACCGACCTGGCGCCGCTCCAGGACCGGCTCAGCGTCCCCGTCGTGGACGCCGCGCACCGGGTGCGCACCCGCTCCGGCGAAGGGCCCCGGCTCGGCACCCTGAGCCGTGACGCCCTGCCCGTCCCGCTGCACCTCGCGCGCGGACTCGCCCGCTACCCGCATCTGTCGCTCGCCGAACGGGCCTCCGTCGGCCGCGCCGCCCTCGCCCTCAAGGCCCTCGACCCCGCCGACCCGGCCCTCGACCAGGAGGACTTCGGGAGCTGGCTCGCCCGGCACGGCCAGTCCCCGCGCGCCGTCGAGGCGCTGTGGGACCTGGTCGGGGTGGCCACCCTCAACGCCGTCGCCGCGGACACCTCGCTCGCCCTCGCCGCGAAGGTGTTCAGGACCGGACTGCTGGAGGAGCCCGGCGCCGCCGACATCGGCTGGGCCCGGGTCCCGCTCGGGGAACTCCACGACACCCTCGCCCGCAAGGCCCTCGACGCCGCCGGGGTACGCACCGAGGTCCGCGCCAGGGTCGCCTCCGTCTCCCGCACCGGCACCGGCCGGCTCGCCGTCGACCTGCCCGGCGAGCGGATCGAGGCCGACACCGTCGTCCTCGCCGTCGCCCAGCGCGAGGCGTACGACCTGCTGCCGCCGGGCGCGCTCGACCACCCGGAGCGGCTGCTGCGACTCGGCACCGCGCCGATCCTCAACATCCATGTCCACTACGACCGCACGGTGCTGCGGCGGCCGTTCTTCGCCGCGCTGGGCTCCCCGGTGCAGTGGGTCTTCGACCGCACCGAGGCGTCCGGGGTGACCGAGGGCCAGTACCTGGCGCTCTCCCAGTCGGCCGCCCAGGAGTACATCGACGAGCCCGTGGCGGTACTGCGGGAGCGTTTCCTGCCCGAGCTGGAGCGGCTGCTGCCCGCCGCGCGGGGCGCCCGGGTGCACGACTTCTTCGTCACCAGGGAACGGACCGCGACCTTCGCGCCCGCGCCGGGCACCGCCGCCCTGCGGCCCGGCCCCCGTACCCAGGTGCCCGGTCTCCACCTCGCCGGGGCGTGGACCGCCACGGGCTGGCCCGCGACCATGGAGGGAGCCGTACGCAGTGGTGTCAGCGCCGCCGACGCGGCGCTCGGGGTCATCGGCCGGCCGCGTGATCATCTCTTCCGGGAGACGGCATGA
- the hpnD gene encoding presqualene diphosphate synthase HpnD, with the protein MSRAVEPDPYVSAPVLAAYSYCETVTGQQARNFAYGIRLLPTAKRRAMSALYAFSRRVDDIGDGELPPEVKRTRLEETRELLTRVRDGAVDEDDTDPVAVALRHTATVFPVPLGGLDELIDGVLMDVHGEKYETWDDLKRYCRCVAGAIGRLSLGVFGTEPGARGTERAPEYADTLGLALQLTNILRDVREDATGGRVYLPADDLAKFGCSAGFDGPQPPPGSDFAGLVHYEVRRARALFAEGYRLLPMLDRRSGACVAAMAGIYRRLLDRIEREPEAVLRGRVSLPGHEKAYVAVRGLSGLDARHIARQSVRRRP; encoded by the coding sequence GTGAGCCGGGCCGTGGAGCCAGACCCATATGTGTCCGCACCGGTACTCGCCGCGTACAGCTACTGCGAGACCGTCACCGGGCAGCAGGCCCGCAACTTCGCCTACGGCATCAGACTGCTGCCGACGGCGAAGCGGCGAGCCATGTCCGCGCTGTACGCCTTCTCGCGGCGCGTGGACGACATCGGCGACGGCGAACTGCCCCCGGAGGTCAAGCGGACCCGGCTGGAGGAGACCCGTGAACTGCTGACCCGGGTACGGGACGGAGCCGTCGACGAGGACGACACCGACCCCGTCGCGGTCGCGCTGCGGCACACCGCCACGGTCTTCCCCGTACCGCTGGGCGGGCTCGACGAACTCATCGACGGCGTCCTCATGGACGTCCACGGCGAGAAGTACGAGACCTGGGACGACCTCAAGCGGTACTGCCGCTGTGTCGCCGGAGCCATCGGACGGCTCTCGCTCGGCGTCTTCGGCACCGAGCCCGGCGCCCGCGGCACCGAACGCGCCCCCGAGTACGCGGACACCCTCGGCCTCGCGCTGCAACTCACCAACATCCTCCGCGACGTCCGCGAGGACGCCACCGGCGGCCGGGTCTACCTGCCCGCCGACGACCTCGCCAAGTTCGGCTGCTCCGCCGGGTTCGACGGACCGCAGCCGCCCCCCGGCTCCGACTTCGCCGGTCTCGTCCACTACGAGGTCCGCCGGGCCCGCGCCCTGTTCGCCGAGGGCTACCGGCTGCTGCCGATGCTCGACCGGCGCAGCGGCGCCTGCGTCGCCGCCATGGCCGGGATCTACCGCCGTCTCCTCGACCGCATCGAGCGCGAGCCGGAGGCCGTGCTGCGCGGCCGGGTCTCGCTGCCCGGCCACGAGAAGGCGTACGTCGCCGTGCGCGGACTGTCCGGGCTCGACGCCCGGCACATCGCCCGGCAGAGCGTCCGGAGGCGGCCCTGA
- the hpnC gene encoding squalene synthase HpnC has product MTEARNTPTRSAPRPAGAPATGPTPGGTPAHGTPAALATLDKAAHENFPVAPFFLPRAWRDDLMALYGFARLVDDIGDGDLAPGGADARHLGVTGDAADDRLLLLDAFEDDLRRAFTTGDPGHPLLRRLVPTLRRHRLDPEPFLALIAANRQDQLVTRYATYDELLAYCELSANPVGRLVLAVTGTSTPERVRRSDAVCTALQIVEHLQDISEDLARDRIYLPAEDMRRFHVQESDLAARTTGASVRALVAYETQRARHLLDEGLPLVGSVHGRLRLLLAGFVGGGRAAVHAITAVSYDVLPGPPEPTKVRLLREVGATLRGEG; this is encoded by the coding sequence GTGACGGAAGCCCGGAACACACCCACGCGCAGCGCCCCCCGCCCCGCGGGCGCGCCCGCCACCGGGCCCACCCCGGGCGGCACCCCCGCCCACGGCACCCCCGCGGCCCTCGCCACCCTCGACAAGGCCGCGCACGAGAACTTCCCGGTGGCCCCCTTCTTCCTGCCCCGCGCCTGGCGCGACGACCTCATGGCGCTCTACGGCTTCGCCCGGCTCGTCGACGACATCGGCGACGGCGACCTCGCGCCCGGCGGCGCCGACGCCCGCCACCTCGGCGTCACCGGCGACGCCGCCGACGACCGGCTCCTCCTCCTCGACGCCTTCGAGGACGACCTCCGCCGCGCCTTCACCACCGGCGACCCGGGCCACCCGCTGCTCCGGCGGCTCGTCCCCACGCTCCGCCGCCACCGTCTCGACCCCGAACCGTTCCTCGCGCTGATCGCCGCCAACCGCCAGGACCAGCTCGTCACCCGCTACGCGACCTACGACGAGCTGCTGGCGTACTGCGAGCTCTCCGCGAACCCCGTCGGCCGTCTCGTCCTCGCCGTGACGGGCACCTCGACCCCCGAACGCGTCCGCCGCTCCGACGCCGTCTGCACGGCGCTCCAGATCGTGGAGCACCTCCAGGACATCAGCGAGGACCTCGCCCGCGACCGGATCTATCTGCCCGCCGAGGACATGCGACGCTTCCATGTCCAGGAGAGCGACCTCGCGGCACGCACCACCGGCGCCTCGGTGCGCGCGCTCGTCGCCTACGAGACACAGCGCGCCCGGCACCTGCTCGACGAGGGCCTTCCGCTGGTGGGCAGCGTCCACGGCAGGCTGCGGCTGCTCCTCGCGGGCTTCGTGGGCGGAGGGAGAGCGGCCGTCCACGCCATCACGGCCGTCTCCTACGACGTACTTCCCGGACCACCTGAGCCCACCAAGGTCCGGTTGCTGCGCGAGGTGGGCGCGACACTGCGAGGAGAGGGGTGA
- a CDS encoding ABC transporter ATP-binding protein, producing the protein MRPTVISDELHIVYRVNGAKTGKGSATTALSRILRRGEERGVRKVHAVRGVSFVAYRGQAIGLIGSNGSGKSTLLRAIAGLLPAERGKVYTDGQPSLLGVNAALMNDLTGERNVILGGLAMGMTREQIKERYQQIVDFSGINEKGDFITLPMRTYSSGMAARLRFSIAAAKDHDVLMIDEALATGDRSFQRRSEARIRELRKEAGTVFLVSHNNKSIRDTCDRVLWLEHGELRMDGATDDVLKEYEKFTGK; encoded by the coding sequence ATGCGCCCCACCGTCATCTCGGACGAGCTCCATATCGTCTACCGGGTCAATGGCGCCAAGACCGGCAAGGGCAGCGCGACCACCGCGCTCAGCCGCATCCTGCGGCGCGGCGAGGAGCGCGGGGTGCGCAAGGTGCACGCCGTGCGCGGTGTGTCCTTCGTCGCCTACCGGGGCCAGGCCATCGGACTGATCGGCTCCAACGGTTCCGGCAAGTCGACCCTGCTGCGGGCCATCGCGGGACTTCTGCCCGCCGAGCGCGGCAAGGTCTACACCGACGGCCAGCCGTCGCTGCTCGGGGTGAACGCGGCCCTGATGAACGACCTCACGGGAGAGCGGAACGTCATATTGGGCGGTCTCGCTATGGGCATGACACGTGAGCAGATCAAGGAGCGTTACCAGCAGATCGTGGACTTCTCCGGCATCAACGAGAAGGGCGATTTCATCACCCTTCCGATGCGGACCTACTCGTCGGGAATGGCGGCCCGGCTGCGTTTCTCCATCGCGGCGGCCAAGGACCATGACGTCCTGATGATCGACGAGGCACTGGCCACCGGCGACCGCAGCTTCCAGCGGCGGTCCGAGGCCCGTATCCGCGAGTTGCGCAAGGAAGCCGGTACGGTCTTCCTGGTGAGCCACAACAACAAGTCCATCCGGGACACCTGTGACCGGGTGCTCTGGCTGGAGCACGGCGAACTCCGGATGGACGGTGCCACGGACGACGTGCTCAAGGAGTACGAGAAGTTCACCGGAAAGTAA